AAATGCTGATGGTGGCAAACTTAATTTCAATAGCTAATTCTCTTTCCTCTTAGTTCTATAGGCCTATTACGCTGATCGATTGACAGTGATGACAGGCGTCTTGTAAGCAGAGGAAGGCTACTAAAGGAGGAGTAATTATTAAAGGGAAACAAAAAACGCGGTTATGTCAGAGCAAACGTGCGCTCTTTTTACTCTCAAGGACATAAGGAGACGGTCAGGACGTTGGTCGCAAACATCTGTTTGCCCAGTGACGTCACCACCCCCAATGCAATCCTCTTCTGCTAAAAGCAGATGCCTTATTTGTTTGGCTGGAGAGCCATTAATCCTAAAGTCAGTCGGCATGGGGAAAAGActggagagagagggagagagagaccgGTACCGTTTAACAGCACGGGCATTGGGAATATTCAGCCCATCTTCACTCCCAGAAGGAGCTGTGGGAAGTACGTTGTTCCTTGCGAATGGAATACAGTTATGCGTCTTTTTCGAACGCATTTGGATGCATCTTTTCTCGAACATGCGTATTAGCGTAACGCGACGTTTGCCTGGAATATATCTGAATTCTTTTTGACGCATTCGAGGGTTGAGTATTTTGTTTCACATTTAACTGGAAGCCTTTCATGTTTCTaatatgtatttttgtgttttcttcttGTAGGTGTGTGAGTACGTACGGACGTGGTCGATGCCcctcaagctttttttttttttttttttttttttttacagagcaGAGGTCCTTTCAAGCAGATCAAATGGTCAACCCCCCCTTGTCCCTCTTTGTCCCAGACTGGCTGTCATTTTGATACCAGCTACAAAAAATAATGAAGGCCTTATCCCTTTGCTGTCAACATTTCATGGCCATATTTCATCATACGGCGGTTAAGTAATCCTTTTGAGCATTCGCTTCGCTTTCATATCAGATCTGTGCTGTGTTTAAACACTTAACGGAATGGTTTCAATAGCACAGGACATCACTGTGAATGGtttgaaaaacattaatttaataggGAATACGCCGTAGTAGGCTGCTCCAGTCATACGCGCCGGGACACTAAAACCAGAGGTTGGGGAATGACTGGATAAACGAAGGATTTGATGGTAATATAGCTGCTTTGCGATGGTTACAATGATGGAGAGGGTTTATGGCATATTTTAGACAGGCTCTGCGTGATTTGAGACTCTGGCTCTCCGTGTTCACAGCGGACCTTGATTTAATGTCTTACAATTAAGGCACGCGGTGAATGCCAAGAGCGGAGCCTTCCGCCAGCAGCAGGCCAAAAATACTGCAGCTTTGAGAAATTCTACCTGAACTTTGCATTTCATTAAAATTGCATTTTCCAATAAAAGATAGTTTTGATAGTCCTGGTCTGTGTCTTTTGGATATTGTGCTAAATAACTGCTAAAGTATGTGTGTACTGCAATCTGTAACGACGCGATACGCTGCGGTCTTGAAGGTGAGGCGCTGTCCACTACGCGTGGTGCTGAATTTCTCTTTGCGGGAAAAACTGCATCACGGCTAACAGATAAAAGTAAACAACCAACAACTAACCCTATGCAAGCGAGTGTGGCAAAAGACAAGTggtgtttttataataataaaacatagcATTAATTCGATCATTACTTTGCAACAATAGAGATCACGGTATTGTTGTTTTGTGAATCTGAAATTTGAAATTATATCAACCACCCAACTGGTCAcgttgttttatattttacagcACAAATAATATTGACACCCTGAGATGAATACTTAACCAACCTTCACTTGAGAATCAAAAAGGTAATGACATTAACGGCAGTATTTTCACAAATGTATCTGCTCTGTTGAAAGAAATGGCCTGCTTTGAGTTGATTTTCACCTACAGTAATCTTCAATCCAATTGAATGATCCCTAAGGAGATGTCGACCCCTAACGGCTAAAACCGTAGTGTCTAATCAAGACGAGCAGCTacttaaagagacagttcatgcaaaaataataaaaaaaaaatgttataatttactcatcttcatgtcgttccaaacctgcatgacatcctttcttttgtggaacacaaaataaaatattttgaagaatgctggtagccaaacagttttggttacTATTGACTtaccataaaataaaaaaataaaataaaaaaaaatgactacatttttattttatttttattaaggtATTCGACAAGATACATTTAATATGTTTGATTTATGCATAGGCATTCTAGGCACGTGCCTATGCTAGAACATCCAGGAACCACTTACAATGagaagtatttttatttttttaaattgttattttactCATGCTAAAACTCTGAAAGAAAATTACTTTATACATTAATGAAATATAATTTCTGTCGTGGAGAAACCTTGTATCTCCtttatcttttttttgtgtgtgtgttaaataattactattttaaccctttatgtctgtctgtgggttttgcaaatatttaacaatgaaaagtattaaaaagagaTTGTGACTAAACATCGTCACTCCATTGGATCAtaaaactgtcagtcaaacctcataACTCCACTCAAAGTCCTTGCTCCACCCCGCCTCAATCTTGCATGAAGTGCTGCACGCAGTTTGGACCgtctctgcttgtttgcaatgcaaaggtaaataaagaactggttGTTTGAATAAGTACAACCTTTTCTATACTCAAGAAACACTATACATAAAggctaatgttttatgtatttgaggagCGGAGAAGAGTGTCTTTTAGTCTAGCATTTGTCTTCGAGTCTGTGTCTTAAATAGTCTGTGCGTTGCATTTCGTCTTTAATAATGTGAGATTTTGGCCAAATGGCAAAAAAtaggcctaataataataataaaaactgccCAGGATTGACGAAACATTAAATAAGCCGTATTAAAGACACTACAGGAGCAAGGCTTCATAATACTGCTGCCCCAGCAGAGTTACGTAACACACGGCGTCAGAACAATTCAAGATGTCGGCGGAATGATGTTTATATCCACATCACATCCCATGGCCTTTTGCTACAAAAACTTTCCTAAGAACGTGGAAAATGTGCGATATAACGCATGTCTACACACTAAAATGCATCACACGCTGCATATCTTGTATTAAATAAGCTTAGAGGCTCAATGCAGAGCAGTAATGCATCACATAAACTCTGCCATCATTATTCTGATCACGCGCGAGCCTTGACAGATCAGCACGCGCGGCCACAATTGCGCGAGGCGAGCTACTCTCGTATCAGAAGTATGCTGTAATTGGTATGAAGTGACCACTTTGAAATGATAAAATTTCTGCTCGCTAAAAAATAACATGTCTCGATTCATtgtgttgctatgcaaccagTGTTTGTTAAAAGAACGAAAAGATCAGAACATATATATATGGCGCAAGAGGACAGTTAAAATGGCATGTATAGAGCAACTACGCCACCTGCAGGAGAAGCAGGGTTTAACTGCTGATTTCAAATTTTACTTGCACGCAAACTAATTCATTCGTCGAGTCAAATGATGCTAAGTGATGAATAATAGGCTAGTAGTAATTAAACGGCTACAGATCTCAGTGTACGAGGGTGAGTGAGAGGAAACAAACAGCGGATCAGAATAAGAGACTGAATGAAATATTAGCTTCATGCTTTTTGAATATTTCCCCTGTATCATTTATGTTAGAGTAGTCGTTGTCACATGACATCACGTTGCATGTTTAATAAGTGTCGTCCGTGTATCatcttaaaaataattataatataggcctataatgTTCTCTATATCCAATTTTGTAAAGGGAAAAATGTGTTTACTTTCGGAAAATACGGAGTTAAGTCACTGCATTAACATCTATAATCATGTGGGGGAGGGGAGTTCCCAATAGCCTTCTGGACAGTGTGCTGATATCTGGTGCTGTTGTGCATCATGAATCCTGAGTTTGAATACTGCCTCGTGGCCTTTTCCAAATCCCGTCTGCCTTCTCTCTCCAATTTTCAAcatattacattaatattatagaTTCGCTACTTTCCTAAAAAAAATcgttacattttcaaaaagaaTCGCTACATTTTCAAAAAGAATTGCTACTTTTTCCCAAAAAGAATCGCTACTTTCTTCAAAAAGAAtcacaatattttcaaaatgaatCATGAAAggcaaaaaatgaacatttaaactGATGCTGTTTAAAGCCCATCCACACACAGCATAGAATCAGCATCTTTTAAGTCACTGCATCAACATTTAATTTACCAAATTTCGACAGCTGTATATTTGCCGTTGAATTCTGTTCCCCCACCCCCATGAGATTctaatatttatcaaaatagTTTGTTCTCGTACTTCCCGATGGCTTTGTGGACAGTGCAGTTGTGTACAAAAATCCTAGGTTCCAATCCAAACTCGTAGATTTTGACagctgtatattatattataataaaaaaaaaaatcgttacatttttcaaaaagattCGCTACTTTCCTAAAAAAAATcgttacattttcaaaaagaaTCGCTACATTTTCAAAAAGAATTGCTACTTTTTCCCAAAAAGAATCGCTACTTTCTTCAAAAAGAAtcacaatattttcaaaatgaatcatgaaatgcaaaaaatgaacatttaaactGATGCTGTTTAAAGTCCATCCACACAGAGGATAGAATCAGCATCCTTTAAGTCACTGCGTCAACATTTCATTTACCAAATTTCGACAGCTGTATATTTGCCGTTGAATTCTGTTCCCCCACCCCCATGAGATTctaatatttatcaaaatagTTTGTTCTCGTACTTCCCGATGGCTTTGTGGACAGTGCAGTTGTGTACAAAAATCCTAGGTTCTAATCCAAGCTCGTAGATTTTGACagctgtatattatattataataaaaaagaatcgttacatttttcaaaaagattCGCTACTTTCCCAAAAAGAATcgttacattttcaaaaagaaTCGCTACATTTTCAAAAAGAATCGCTACATTTTCAAAAAGAATTGCTACTTTCTTCAAAAAGAATCActatattttcaaaatgaatCATGAAAggcaaaaaatgaacatttaaactGATGCTGTTTAAAGTCCATCCACACAGAGGATAGAATCAGCATCTTTTAAGTCACTGCGTCAACATAAGTTTCTAAAATTTATCAAATTGCCTCATTTTCGCACGAAGGCTTTGTGGACAGTGTGCTGACCTTTGGCACAGTTGCGTTCAAAGAACCCCCcaaaacccccccccccccacccccccaccccccaaatGAAGTTCTAATATTTATCAAACTGGCTAAGTCTCGCACTTCTCGATAGCCTTGTGGACAGTGTGCTGACATCTGGCGCCGTTGTGCACCTGGAATCCTGAGTTTGAGTCCTGCCTTGTGGCCTTTTCTGAATCCTGTCTGCTGTCTCCCCAAGTTTGCTTCCTGTCAACATATTTCATAtcataataaatgaacatttgtgATGTGATCTGGGAAAACCCGTCGGATGTCCTGATGGAGCGATTTCAGAAGTCAAAAAAATAGgtcaaatgtctttttttttgtcaaaattattttttccagTATATTATTATTCTATAACATATTGTCTATCATCTCTGAATATATCTTGGCATAATTCACTTGTTAAGTGCAGAAAAATACCAATTTATAGTGGCAAGCTGAAAAGACTGTCTTTCTCTAAAAGACAGTCTTTTCAGTTACTGTTTAAGAACACACCCGGcggaggtaaaaaaaaaatcatccataGCTTTCCCTCTCTTAACACTACAAAAACACTTCACCTTTCAAAATAAACCACATAACATGTAGAATGAAGGTGTATTAATGCAAATTTCCCACCAGTCCGGTGTAAACTATGGCacgcaaagtttttttttgtaattcgaTGTTATTGTGAGAAGATGGAGCACAAGAGGACAACGGAGCTATAATGCACATACATGTTCTAATAATGTTTATGAGAGGttgaattcaaatcaaatactGCCACACTGCCCATACTACTTCTGAATTGGATGTCTActttataaaatgtatgaaaatatggaaatatatggttcagatcatggtttggtcttgttttaaagaagacactatgcagattatttgaaaaaaattaaagtatGGATAAGTTATGGAAGTTTAAATTTAGTGTAAATCAAATGTACTGtactaaacattttttatatataaaatgtatattttatcaaatatatttctgtcaaattaaACCCATATGTCTAACCAAATTGTGTTtcaaatttgaagttgatatcacaaaaataGAAGCTCCTATGAGATTTTGTTCAGGCGCTTGTACCAAAAATAGCCACCGGGTGTCACCAACATTCCactgattttttaaaatgcattctcCTGTTACAAATTTATAATTTCTTGTCCAAATTTCACTTCTGTCACCAAATCAGTTGGCAAATATGAAACTGTGAGACTCCTTTCAGACGATATGTGATTTGATTAGAAAATTATTTGAGtagttaaaatacattttgtaatatGAAATCTGACACCACACCCAGTTTGCTAAAAGAAATTTAAGTACCGTTTTCTTGGTAACACAACATCAGATTTCAAAACGGTTTTCAGGTGATGAATCTTGATCTcgtaagctttcaaatgatacctCATATATAatgattactaaaatatgtaatgtgaaaaaaatgcaataaataaaaaaagcgCCAAGAGTCCCACCAGTGGGAATGTGACTGTTTAAAACGGTCACATTCTTTTCCTGAAAATCATAGCGATCAGCCAACTTGAGATAACTATAACTTTTGGATTTCGGATTTCGGATTTCGACAGCCTCCCAAAAGTTCCCGATGGGCTCGTGGACAGTGTGCTTACATCTGGTGCTGTTGCGCACCAGGAATCCTGAGGTCAAATCCTTCTCTCTCCAATTTTGCTTCCTGTCAACATATTTCATATCATAATAAATggcaaaaaggaaaaaaaaaaaaaaaaagaacatttaaactGTTGCTGGTTAAACTCCATCCACACACAGGACAGAATCAGCATCTTTTAATAAAGAGAATAAAAATACTTCCGGTTCATCCATCACACTGATGGACACTGCTCATTGCTCATGATGGTCTACTGCAGCAATAGTACCACATGTATACAGCCTGAATTTCTCTGTAACAGGTAACAGTATCATGGGTAACAGGTAAAGGTAAATGACTATTACAACTAACCATACGCAGACGTGGATAATAAAAcagaattataattttttaaataattagatATCACTATAGTTGTTTTGAAATTATCCAAACATGCAGGCTACTCATCCAACGTTGTTTTGTACTTTCACATTGTCTTTGTAGGCTGTGTTTTAATAGGCCTAATATTTGTCATAAATATTAAACGTTTCGGTGAGTCTGTCCGAATGTTTAATAATGTGCGCAGTCCGTCTGAGACCATGTGGCACAGGACAgtaattacaaaaacatttactACATCACGAGCTGCACATTTTATGGTTTACCCTTTATAGTGCCGTTTTAACCTTGTTAGGCTACTGCAGTGTAATAATGCAGTctgaatatgaaatatgaatagGAATTTTAACTGTTTTCTTAAGTGAAAAAAGTATAATATAGACATAGGCCTATAACTTAaccaaaatgtactttttttgtgactttatttgcttttagaaaaatatgccttcttacattttaattaataaacgCTATTTTCTTCTGTCTCAGAGTTTAGGAACCGCTGAGATATTACTTCTGCGATATTATATAATAACAAAAAGATGCTTATTGATGACTAATAAGTGATACctacctgaaaaaaaatatggtgAGCGTAAAATTCATTATGACCACATGGGGGAGACTGGTGCTCACAAATGTATCCTCTTTCTTTTTATAACCATTGTCCCAAAAGTTCGCACACTACAATTGTCTGCCATTGTGTTTTACAGTAGCCTATAATACAAAAAGGCCAAGTGAAGGTAAACTTGACTAAGTAGGCCTGCCTACCAAGTACTCCCAAATGCAAAATTACAATTATCCAAATTTGCGTTTAGTTCATGCTGCAGATGTGACTTTCTAAGAGTTCTTTTTTACCTTTAAATAATGCAAGGGTTTTATTTAATATAGTGAATCATCTCATAGGTCATTTCATTACTCCGAAAAAATCATGTGGTCTATTATAGGAGCAGTGTTGGAAAGGAACAAGTCAGCTTTCAAACATCACAAGTCTTGACGAGTAAACGCTTAAATGTGCaactatttttaaaacaatacaCTTCACAAGACAAATAActtttcaaattttattttcatttttacagtttGCATGTCCCATGAAAATGTTAAAAGACactaaaaaacatcaaaatatgCCTCAGGCTCAGTTGTCTTCTCTCGAAGTGTTACTTTTAGATATAAATGATGCGAGTTTGTTACATAGGACACTTGATCTAAATATGAGCCCCACATACTCACTGTCCCTCCCCTAACCTATGAAGAAGTCTGCAGCACCCACCAGGAAACATTAACATTAGAGCATAAAAATTGATTTTGTATTCAAGTAACGGCttgaatacagttgttcattctgTGTACACAGATGGGCATAGGAATGAAAGAGTCGCGGTGCTTTTGTAAAGCTGTGAAAAACCCGTTTGGATTGTTTGTTACCGTTTTAATCCCATTAATTAAAACGTTAACCTGATTGGGTAGCGCGCGCTCAATCCCGATAGGCGAATCTTCTTCATATTAATAGCCCGACTTGAGATAATGATGTAAAAGACTCCCCCTTCTGCTGCTGATGCTGATCGCTGCCGAGATCTACAAAGTGTGTCTCAACACGATAAACGCAGTGTAGAGCACTTTAGGAGGAGCCACTGCCTCTACACCTCACTTGACAAGTGGAGCAGCCATCAACATCAACTCCACTTCATAGAGTAGAAACTTAAGGAGAGGACAGTGGCTGAGTGAAGCCCCACCATCGCATCCGACTTTTCCGGAGACTATGGACAGGAGAATAAACTTGGGTGGAGACATTTTTCACAAAACTCTCAGCGCAGTGTCGAGCAAAAAGATGGACTCGTTTCGACCGGCTGCGGGTATTGAGCTTGGTTCCCGGGACAGCCAGTCGCCCATTAGCTGTTTTGACCAGACAGACCCAGACCCGGTGCAGCCCGGGGGGCGAGCGGGCACGTTGGGTCTGCCGACCGGATCTTTGTGTGTGAAGTACGGCGAGAGCGCAAACAGGACATCGGCTGCGGAGAGCAGCGGCGGCGAACAGAGTCCGGACGATGACAGTGACGGCCGGTGCGAGATGATGCTCATGACGGACGGGAGAACGACGGTGCCCGGCGCAAAGTCAGAAGGAGGTAAGAAAAACAAAGAGCAGAAAATCCTGAGACTAAACATCAACGCCCGGGAGAGACGGAGAATGCACGATCTGAACGATGCGCTCGATGAGCTGCGCGCGGTCATCCCTTACGCGCACAGTCCGTCTGTACGGAAGCTCTCCAAAATTGCCACCTTGCTCTTAGCCAAAAATTACATCCTCATGCAGGCACAGGCGCTGGAGGAGATGAGACGGCTGGTTGCGTATCTCAACCAAGGCCAGGCTATCTCTGCCGCCTCGCTGCCCGCGACCACAGCTCTCACACCGGGTTTGGGCGCATACGAGCAGCCGGCTGGTTACCCGTTCCCCGCAGGAGTTGCAGCATCCTCCTGTCCGGACAAATGTGCCCTTTTCAACAATGTCACCTCCAGCCTCTGTAAGCAATGCACTGACAAGCCTTAAACTCTTCAGCGGTACTGACTCTGGTAGAAGCACATGCGCAACGTTTGACTCTGAAAAAAAGAGAGGCTGATGTTTTCCAGCAGTTTTACAATGAGCTCAATAGAGAAGAATGCTAAAAACTTTTCTTACAACTTCATTCCAAGAAAAACTGATTGTGTACATACGGTATAGCCTATACTTTAAGTGCTGGTGAGAGTGGGATAAAAAACCAAACAAAGTCTATGTGATGATGAAGAATGAACAGTTAATTAACGTGGACCCTTCAGAATGACGTGTATCACTGACCTGACAACATGCAACCATGTTTTACCTTGTTTATGATGCCAAACTTTTCAAGGTTTTTAACTCTAACTTGCAATAATAGCCTACGTATTCTTGCTACTTTGAATTTATGTTATGTAAATGTTTGCTTTCAAGTGCATCCGTGTTTTGAAAAGCAGCAGCTGGAAGGAGCAGCGTATTGGACTTTATTCCAAAGTAGCCTACGCGTTATTTCGAAAGCGTAGTTGAGATTGTTCATTTCAaaattgtaatataatatattgttagTTTGGTGGAATCTTAAAacgttttctttctttttttttcttttttaatttatataaatggaTGAATTCAAGTGGGTTTGCATGCCTGGTCTGATTATGCATTGTCATCTTTGCTGTAAATTTGGCTTTTTACAAACACACATGCAGTTTGGATATAGGGACGTGGCGGTTTCAACTTGTTGTCAGGTCGAGGCTGGAAGCAATGTAGATATATTAGTTTCAATATGACCACAGAGGGCCATTTGTATGTGTTGATGTATTGGAaagctttattaaaatattttgatccAACACATTATGCCTGGTTGTATGTTGTCCTCTGGTAGGAAAGTGATTCATGGCTCCTGTGGGCTCGAGAGATTACGATCAATAAATCGCTGGgaaaagatatatattttaCGGATGAGACGTAATTTGAGAAATGTTAAACTTCGGCATCTGGCAATAACAattttatgatacatttaacGAATCAGAATCaagatatttaatatttttctcaTTAAATTAGTTtgtggaacacgagtgtttttaattttctgctCATTTACATACATAGAAACGGGCGAAGCACTGGGAATAAAGACCAGACGTTATAGTCAGCAATGCCCTACGGCCAAAGGGGAATGCCTGTTAGTATTATAAAATAAAGCTTAGTCACCCCGAtcatgattattaaaaaaaaatcccttacGCTGTCTAATAATGTTAATTTGAAAACAACAGTGTATCAAAACTGTCGACTACAATACCTATATTCCTTTTAATTAAACACATCGT
The nucleotide sequence above comes from Chanodichthys erythropterus isolate Z2021 chromosome 23, ASM2448905v1, whole genome shotgun sequence. Encoded proteins:
- the bhlhe22 gene encoding class E basic helix-loop-helix protein 22, whose protein sequence is MDRRINLGGDIFHKTLSAVSSKKMDSFRPAAGIELGSRDSQSPISCFDQTDPDPVQPGGRAGTLGLPTGSLCVKYGESANRTSAAESSGGEQSPDDDSDGRCEMMLMTDGRTTVPGAKSEGGKKNKEQKILRLNINARERRRMHDLNDALDELRAVIPYAHSPSVRKLSKIATLLLAKNYILMQAQALEEMRRLVAYLNQGQAISAASLPATTALTPGLGAYEQPAGYPFPAGVAASSCPDKCALFNNVTSSLCKQCTDKP